GGCATGCTCGTGCGGCTCGGGACCAAGATCCGCGTGTCGATCAACAAGCGGGACCTAACCGGCAAGGTGATCGACGACCGGCAGACCGAGGCCAAGACCGAGGACGATCTCGTCGGCGTGCTCGAGCGGATCGCCATGGCGTTCGCCGGCGACACGACCGTGGACGAGACGCTCGACCTCGACAACGCGACCATGGCCGAGGCGCAGCGCCAGTCGAACCGGTTCCGGCTCGAGAAGAACTTCGGAGCGATGATCGGCGGGACGTTCGGCATCGGCGAGACGATGGACACGGCGGGCGTGCTCGCGTTCGACGGGCGGCTCGAGATCAAGGATCTTCTCCTGATCATCAACGCCGGCATCGGGTTCTCGGCGGACGACGACTATGACGACTACAGCGAGACCGACGACGAGGACAACGGCGACGACATCTCCGGCGGCTACAAGTACAAGCGGGACACGGACGCCAACGTCCAGGCGTTCATCGACGTCGCCGTGGCGTACTACCTGCTCCACAAGGGCGTCTCGCCGTACATCGGCGCCGGCTTCGGCGTGTACTTCGGCGGCCGCGTCAACAAGGAGGGCGATCGCGCCGGGCTGACCGGCACCGACAACATCAACGGGTGGGAGCGGCCGCCCATGGACTCGGAGATCGGCTTCGAGCTGTTCCCGGTGCTCGGGCTCGAGGTGCTGCGCCAGACGTCGATCCGCGTGCACCTCGAGTTCAGGTACTCGCTCAACTTCGGCAGCGACTCCGCGTTCGGCCACGGCCCGGTCGCGCTCGCGGGCGTCTGCTTCTAGATGGACGAGGCGCGGACCAAGCGCAAGTACACGACCGGGACGCCGCTCCTGATCATCACGGGGCTGTCCGGCGCGGGCAAGTCCACCGCGATGCGCGCGTTCGAGGATCTCGGCTGTTACTGCGCGGACAACCTCCCGCCGGGCCTCATCCCGAGCTTCTTCGATCTGTGCGAGCGCTCCGGCGCCATCGGCGCCGGCGTCGTGATCGCGAGCGACGTCCGCTCCGGCGCGCTGTTCGGCGACTTCCTCGACACGGCGCGGGAGCTCGACGAGGCGGGGGTGGCGTACGGCATCCTCTACCTCGACGCGGCGACGGACGTGCTGATCAACCGGTTCAGCGAGGTGCGGCGCGCCCACCCGCTGGAGCTGCCGCGCTTCTCGATCCAGGACGCGATCGGCGAGGAGCGGCGGGTGCTCGAGGCGATCCGGGCGATCGCGACCTACGTCATCGACACGAGCTCGCTCGACGCGGCCGGCCTGCGCGAGGCGATCGTGCAGACCGTGGCCGGCGACGTCGCGAACAGCGTGCGGCTCAAGCTGCTGAGCTTCGGTTACAAGTACGGCGTGCCCCGCGACGCGGACTTCGTGTTCGACGTGCGCTTCCTGCCCAACCCTTTCTACGTGCCGGAGCTCAAGGACCGCACGGGGCAGGACGAGGAGGTGCTCCGCTACGTCATGTCGCAGCCGCTCGCGGGCGAGTACTTCGACAAGATCGCGGCGCTCCTGGAGCTGACGCTCGACAGCTTCGTCAAGGTCGGGAAGCGCAACCTCACGGTGGCGTTCGGCTGCACGGGCGGGAGGCACCGCTCCGTCGCGTTCGCCGAGCGCATGGCCGCGCTGTTCTCCGAGAGGGGCCACCCGAGCCGCGCCGTCCACCGCGACGCCGCAAGGGCAGGGAAGTAGACCGATCAAGGGACAGAAGGGACAGAAGCGACAGAAGGTTTTGCTTCTCCTGCCCTTTTGTCCCTTCCGTCCCTTTGGTCCCTTCTAGATCTCACACACCTCCCGTGCTAAACGCCCCGCGATGCTCCACGTGAAGGGCATAACGTACCGCGTCGGCGGGCGGACGCTGTTCGAGAACGCGTCGGCGCACGTGCCGGCCGGCAAGAGGGTCGGGCTCGTGGGGCCCAACGGCTCGGGCAAGACGACGCTCCTCCGGCTCGCCCTCGGCGAGCTCGAGCTCGACGGCGGCGCCATCGATCTGCGCGCGCGCTGCTCGGTCGGCACGGTGGCGCAGGAGGCGCCGGGCGGGGAGCGCACGCCTATCGAGGTCGTGCTCGCGGCCGACACGGAGCGCGAGGGGCTCCTCGCGGAGGCCGAGACGTGCCGCGATCCTTCGCGCATCGCCGAGATCCACACGCGGCTCGCGGACAAGGGCGCGCACGCGGCGCCGGCGCGCGCGGCGGTGATCCTCGCGGGGCTCGGCTTCGACGAGGCGGCGCAGTCGCGGCCGCTCCGGACGTTCTCGGGCGGATGGAGGATGCGGGTGGCGCTCGCGAGCGCCCTGTTCGCCGAGCCGGATCTCCTGCTCCTCGACGAGCCGACGAACCACCTCGACCTCGAGTCCGTCCTGTGGCTGCTCGACTACCTCAAGGGGTACCCGAGCACGCTCGTCGTCGTGAGCCACGATCGGCACCTGCTCAACGAGATCGCGGAGCAGATCGTGTGCATCAAGGATCTCAGGCTCGCCTCGTACACGGGCGGCTACGACGACTTCGTGGCCGCCCTCGCGCAGAAGGCGGCGCTCGAGGACGCGGCGCGCGTCAAGCAGGAGGCCGCGCGGGCGCACCTGCAGTCGTTCATCGACAGGTTCCGCGCCAAGGCGACCAAGGCGAAGCAGGCGCAGAGCCGCATCAAGATGCTCGAGAAGATGCGCCCGGTCGCGGCGTCCTCGTCGCGGCAGCGCGTCGCGTTCGACTTCCCCGAGCCCGCGGCGACCGCGTCCCCGCTCGTTCGGATGGACGACGTGGCGGTCGGCTACGCGCCCGGCGCGCCGGTGCTCAGCGGCCTCCACCTGAGCGTGTTCGCCGAGGATCGCGTGGCGCTGCTCGGCGCGAACGGGAACGGCAAGACGACGCTCGCGCGCCTGCTCGCGGGATCGCTCGAGCCCGAGTCCGGGCGGCTCACGGCGTCGTCGAAGCTCGTGGTCGGCTACTTCGCCCAGGATCACCTCGAGCAGCTGGCGCCGGATCGCACCGCGTTCGAGCACATGCGCGCGGCCATGCCGCCGGAGCTCCCGCAGGAGAAGGTGCGCGCCTGGCTCGGCCGGTTCGGGTTCGCGCAGGAACGCGCGGAGGTCCGGGCCGCCGGGCTCTCCGGCGGCGAGAAGACGCGGCTCGCGCTCGCGCTGATCGCGGTCGAGCGGCCGAACCTGCTGATCCTCGACGAGCCGACGAACCACCTCGACGTCGACGCGCGGGAGGCGCTCGTCGAGGGGCTCAACGCGTTCGGCGGCGCGATGATCCTCGTGTCGCACGACAGGCGCCTCATCGAGGCGACGGTGGATCAGCTGTGGCTCGTCGAGGGCGGATCCTGCGCGCAGTTCTTCGGCGACATGGACGACTACCAGGCGCGGCTGCTCGAGGCGCGCGCGTCGCTCAGGCAGGCCGCGCGGCGGGCCGCGGGCGGGACGGACGCTTCGACCCGGCCGAACCGCAAGGACGGGCGGCGGTCGGCGGCCGAGATCCGGGCGCGGCTCGCACCCTTGAAGCGGTCGGCGGCCGACGCCGAGGGCGCGCTCGAGGCGCTGATCGAGGAGCGCGCGGCGATCGAGGTGGAGCTCGCCGATCCGTCGACGTACGGCGCGCTCGACCGGGAGCGGATCGCGGCGCTCGGAAGGCGGCAGCACGAGCTCGTCGATCTGGTCGCCGCCGCGGAGGAGCGCTGGCTCGTCGCCGCGGACGCGCTCGAGCGGGCGGAGTGCGAGGCGACGGACTCCGAGCTGTGATATACCTTGAGCAGATCGGAGGCATCCTATGGACAAGATACGCGAAAAGATGCAGGTGGCGCTCGTGGCCGTCGTGATCCCGGCCGCGGTGGGGTCCTTCCTTTCCATCACCTGCTCCGAGGACTCGGTCCCGGGGAGTGACGGCGACTCGGACTCGGATTCGGACTCGGACTCGGATTCGGAGGCGCTGCTCTCCCTGATCATCGAGCCGCAGGATGTGACCCTCGTGG
Above is a genomic segment from Pseudomonadota bacterium containing:
- the rapZ gene encoding RNase adapter RapZ, coding for MDEARTKRKYTTGTPLLIITGLSGAGKSTAMRAFEDLGCYCADNLPPGLIPSFFDLCERSGAIGAGVVIASDVRSGALFGDFLDTARELDEAGVAYGILYLDAATDVLINRFSEVRRAHPLELPRFSIQDAIGEERRVLEAIRAIATYVIDTSSLDAAGLREAIVQTVAGDVANSVRLKLLSFGYKYGVPRDADFVFDVRFLPNPFYVPELKDRTGQDEEVLRYVMSQPLAGEYFDKIAALLELTLDSFVKVGKRNLTVAFGCTGGRHRSVAFAERMAALFSERGHPSRAVHRDAARAGK
- a CDS encoding ABC-F family ATP-binding cassette domain-containing protein, whose product is MLHVKGITYRVGGRTLFENASAHVPAGKRVGLVGPNGSGKTTLLRLALGELELDGGAIDLRARCSVGTVAQEAPGGERTPIEVVLAADTEREGLLAEAETCRDPSRIAEIHTRLADKGAHAAPARAAVILAGLGFDEAAQSRPLRTFSGGWRMRVALASALFAEPDLLLLDEPTNHLDLESVLWLLDYLKGYPSTLVVVSHDRHLLNEIAEQIVCIKDLRLASYTGGYDDFVAALAQKAALEDAARVKQEAARAHLQSFIDRFRAKATKAKQAQSRIKMLEKMRPVAASSSRQRVAFDFPEPAATASPLVRMDDVAVGYAPGAPVLSGLHLSVFAEDRVALLGANGNGKTTLARLLAGSLEPESGRLTASSKLVVGYFAQDHLEQLAPDRTAFEHMRAAMPPELPQEKVRAWLGRFGFAQERAEVRAAGLSGGEKTRLALALIAVERPNLLILDEPTNHLDVDAREALVEGLNAFGGAMILVSHDRRLIEATVDQLWLVEGGSCAQFFGDMDDYQARLLEARASLRQAARRAAGGTDASTRPNRKDGRRSAAEIRARLAPLKRSAADAEGALEALIEERAAIEVELADPSTYGALDRERIAALGRRQHELVDLVAAAEERWLVAADALERAECEATDSEL